In Cutaneotrichosporon cavernicola HIS019 DNA, chromosome: 1, one DNA window encodes the following:
- a CDS encoding uncharacterized protein (Regulator of chromosome condensation (RCC1) repeat), with amino-acid sequence MSKPMPDTTGPDEAPRGPSLLDLPPEVLLQGVLPVLRLKDLLNISLVNKELHSLANDPTLWRSKMQADFSYSAANLGLAAPHSEEGRNARDASWFKRVYLGLTRPHVYLWGEATQSRLTALPDNGMNRYRWNVPRPYDVARAFTLPNAAIPGEREPIGLVELQAGGWSFAARDAAGHVWVWGQLEGMGFARGGWENRRHEVDKPARIPLPNSCTSIALGRSHLLVLDSDNLVWEMRAWGRAFRHTARSITAPTATGAGAPGRAPHIAQIAAGWEMSALLTAAGEIHVWFPFRNDYAPATTPEEQMDGPVCIDGVNSAREFKWGTVGGEVMQAADPIPLRPEVSSTLSEEHDALWPRQYGEKARAEAQRVIKIACGRDFIVALRHNGEVWAARTSDGTIGAWEYMQHFSLPSITHISAQFTTFAAYSTPTGGAVGKVLLQRLETVTPACGRELQPMDVPGLADLPVVQVTAGDWHWAALTSKGEMYTWGQNGQGQLGDGSENAREEPTRVQFPPGEDGREAFVFSIAAAGMQTGALVLGYKPKKMPQPRPARPPEGLEMPRINFPGRGIFGLPFRIGYAGRGAMRGGSFSGRGHGGVPPGPGGDSGA; translated from the exons atgtccaAGCCCATGCCTGATACCACCGGCCCCGACGAGGCACCAAGGGGCCCTTcgctgctcgacctcccaCCCGAGGTCCTGTTGCAGGGCGTCCTTCCCGTGTTGCGGCTCAAGGACCTGCTCAACATTTCGCTCGTCAACAAGGAACTGCACTCGCTGGCG AACGACCCGACGCTATGGCGCTCCAAAATGCAAGCCGACTTCTCGTACTCGgccgccaacctcggcctcgccgccccgCACTCGGAGGAAGGACGAAACGCCCGCGACGCAAGCTGGTTCAAGCGCGTCTACCTTGGCCTGACCCGGCCGCACGTGTATCTGTGGGGTGAGGCGACTCAGTCGCGCCTCACGGCGCTCCCCGATAATGGGATGAACCGGTATCGGTGGAACGTGCCGCGGCCGTACGATGTCGCGCGCGCATTCACGCTTCCCAATGCCGCGATACCTGGGGAACGCGAGCCGATCGGTCTCGTCGAGTTGCAGGCTGGCGGGTGGAGCTTTGCAGCCCGCGACGCAGCTGGTCATGTGTGGGTATGGGGCCAGCTGGAGGGGATGGGCTTTGCGCGTGGGGGGTGGGAAAACCGTCGTCACGAAGTTGACAAGCCTGCGCGGATCCCGCTCCCGAACTCTTGTACTTCGATTGCTCTTGGGCGCAGCCAcctgctcgtcctcgactcTGATAACCTCGTTTGGGAGATGCGCGCGTGGGGCCGTGCGTTCCGGCACACGGCGCGCTCTATCACTGCGCCAACCGCCACTGGAGCGGGCGCACCCGGCCGAGCACCGCACATTGCCCAGATCGCAGCAGGATGGGAGATGAGCGCTCTCCTCACTGCTGCTGGAGAGATCCACGTATGGTTCCCATTCCGCAATGACTACGCGCCCGCGACGACACCTGAGGAGCAGATGGATGGGCCTGTTTGCATCGACGGTGTCAACTCGGCGCGCGAGTTCAAGTGGGGTACGGTAGGCGGGGAGGTCATGCAGGCCGCCGATCCCATCCCGCTCCGGCCAGAGGTCAGTTCCACGCTTTCGGAGGAGCATGATGCGCTCTGGCCGAGGCAGTACGGCGAGAAGGCACGGGCCGAAGCGCAGCGCGTGATCAAGATTGCGTGCGGGCGTGACTTTATCGTCGCGCTCCGTCACAACGGTGAAGTGTGGGCAGCACGTACATCTGACGGCACCATCGGAGCTTGGGAATACATGCAGCACTTCTCGCTGCCGTCCATCACACACATTTCGGCGCAATTCACGACGTTTGCTGCGTACTCGACTCCGACAGGTGGCGCAGTCGGCAAGGTTCTGCTGCAGCGACTCGAGACGGTCACGCCAGCATGTGGCCGCGAGCTGCAGCCCATGGATGTGCCAGGTCTCGCGGACCTACCTGTCGTCCAAGTGACGGCAGGGGACTGGCACTGGGCTGCGCTCACATCCAAGGGCGAGATGTACACTTGGGGCCAGAACGGGCAAGGACAACTCGGTGACGGTAGCGAGAACGCACGCGAAGAGCCGACGCGTGTCCAGTTCCCGCCCGGTGAGGACGGCCGCGAAGCTTTCGTCTTCTCAATCGCCGCCGCAGGCATGCAGACCGGCGCGCTTGTTCTCGGGTACAAGCCTAAGAAGATGCCGCAGCCGCGACCAGCGCGACCGCCCGAGGGCCTCGAAATGCCGCGCATCAACTTCCCCGGGCGCGGCATATTCGGTTTACCCTTTCGGATCGGCTATGCTGGTCGCGGCGCTATGCGTGGTGGCAGCTTCTCGGGACGTGGGCATGGGGGTGTACCTCCTGGCCCTGGTGGTGATTCTGGCGCGTAG
- a CDS encoding uncharacterized protein (deaminase activity), with protein sequence MSHLVQSLEHAVEAGVMGIIGIAEGYRSVTSRTCPQSQSQSQSQSGIAADGKPAPQPEPIAIGSMLPPPVPSPGSNVSHNSSSLARPPLPLASRLALAQDTLVQVTDISSGWIHLQSTYLDAAGGQRKVRSFGVRNVSQGVVDVEVGSDLDNQVVFWVADEEADSDTSSASSSAESAAQATTLSLNVGEMRTVFLAFQPTMSQPSTPTGMSTPSSEGGFTPRVAPLATSSDLASPTGGKLPPAASGSSLARSDVTSVSTSMLSSSILSVGSSSAQRKQEAVHRSFSVHGSIVVHATTADGDIMNAPAHQNITVPFFATVCRSFFSLGVIDPATGLASGPQITNGQLAIDFGTDNVVGQDYYRDLLLVNRSEIDLVWTISVTNAPFKDSVWFLLRDLDSENVFGVDNSSEPVPLPSLSSRHLRLTLRAEAPIANFEFDFRLSNNHQSGNAVVCQAVGSCHTEASDDALRILSGSALDFGEIPDGTWAKKLISCKNIGDRPIDVHFSATEGHEVVFRLASVAGEDIDEDVPARPARDRRMETLSRTSTRDTRDGRPREPSSSRYLESEELFQMNGPTGDRDSPVPSSRPLSRVTSIASSHPPLREDVDSDDDDSLAAAADLRPSDNLGDRDIPNQIEELTMRPGTEYRVFAMYRPARDRHNPPEIAGALRPSAFKVFLDSIPSAQRSRPIPRSRKVVHCTAESCTSIISIPTGHVIDFGEVTVGASKSTTISIQNLSALSARVEIAAISKVLNTNRNVIIIPPYETVQERIDFFPRRINDNYEKQVFVRNHLNRANNQLIEVHSKNVDVYNVTLHSHLYRILTPGGSNFLDFGSVIINSPSVRTVQFQNLTLKPLTLDLSASHSEDLELFIKDTDAPKVPHCPTVVAKYALPTEERPSNGNLKERFVDSLQDQNTGENKEKTKATTRHKSVKKTPKDEDKRDVGTVLFAALKKGNRGKPVQLYGDAVVFKDRSLLDDLEHLDLAAGPPISTNRIQASSKRIQALETVAFEDKSKLSGQYPKALKLDFAASAKSSGLVSKENREGRLRKPKSSAGTVRRDPSTRREPSTPTRQTSRANGGTPGSPSSSQSRTPLVKQPIACKSPALTGKRLELKSDPVWQSDATKLTPDELLTAIEHMDAKRSSTAITHLNPEEEELYVRRWLDLRKELRNAVTAGKFVPARVITVPPGLSRQLVVVMTPNGSTRPHVTTRAKRSEQRIFIKLLEYDHVLLNGVLGAQADMSELPVRDLVIRSSCVRSVLEVQQSSINFGTCERGETKSRMIVIHNRSDCVGVYRLRTSGSIASGNLKLGLGRYGIVPAFGRKEVASFSFTPSLVGNYNETIAVENVLDNYNNQNVSVKATVRKMPTFSLDATKLDFSPSQAGSWPASAGFVITNTSKTERTFVVEVSAPATETAFAEISLQRDEKDAGVALSKGEEEEVEGLLQKLKIARRKNKPDKIAKYEKRLGELGMTTANAEDTAAPDVDEVADTGSGAVTPAQGELASTPTVHITLGANKKAKVLVALVPRAGDAEFSTSIKVFERKNTDETVTINVTGTPNVTPPAPSPSPPQSPEDPLNLAIMDHALELTLKCPVSPTAFCVGSTLFLPVSSSPLYQQLTEHFPSFAHPITGESAGLILADGYSRQIPGNTHAEANALANFRERMAELENATGEGVLPSADDILTQASCYATMEPCSVRTSGGPSCALELVRAHVKVVYLGVEEPPDFVQCEGVRILEQGDVEQPNSPATANARTPAPSSPTIELAITTSRHPKTTHLVLNTRQLVHIVHQPGLSSHDTTSLSVTSSRNMTSSSSRGRGRGGRGGGAVGNDTYRRGPSWRGGGAGAGSGSGYGRGGAPGGGTPYVPGSGVAGARRMSNSGAAPMRKDDKGNGFQTDMDIAASSRGSDRELKPWTPDDHSPNGAASNGRSVTREADRDVLTFGEKPSSIPWDQFKDNERLFGVTTDYHEEIYTTKLDRSRPDYKKRERDADRIAAEMSAKKPSTNPHIAEERGQQLQDNKDEEEKYSGVVRNPNAYVPPGARKGVTTALPARKDTKEEPVKEAKKADVKKEEPVKIKQPIPLPIPVAPPTQSVTPPPLGPHRSSADPAVDPAIASLGPGPVATTMTRSTSSLPREQANGLDSKGMPVPMPAVGGVVESARLWVDSEKVLAVQHKQTMAKNERANQLADFKKWQANFKVPLPMPKDILSILTKDEDKQKAIEAKVERERLEVHKKHEAAKSPLGSPSKAMSPSPEAPRAIHAQPKKIAMKIPEIPPFRRKVPPAVPVPETATQNITLVTSPTPSHSSITSGGGKLNPKASTFVFKPNANAAVFKPAGSTGVGGDASAVTSPALQPAKLPVAPSTSKQAAANPFFPAGPPKRIAVNMRDDFNPFKHGQVPTASNVPPSWNYTGRRASVAYNQPAPHQGMMASPNIGYDGEDQQSPHVQHAPPPMGMPPNIMQFYGYRPGMPPQMQGMPGMMYPGPGFMPQQMAGGHGPGQGPNMPMYYANGVPPNAHFLPPQMYFQHGPGRPGPGPMYYGQQMPGGPQAPQMQQQMSFQGHPTPPQPHFQQPLPAQVPPGTGPSPGFDGSSSQ encoded by the exons CGACCATGTCGCagccctcgacgcccacAGGCATGTCCACACCTTCCTCTGAGGGAGGTTTCACCCCTCGCGTTGCGCCTCTCGCGACGAGCTCTGACTTGGCCTCTCCGACGGGCGGCAAGCTACCACCCGCTGCGTCTGGCTCGAGCCTGGCAAGGTCCGACGTCACATCTGTATCGACGTCGatgctgtcgtcgtccattCTCTCCGTTGGAAGCAGCAGCGCTCAGCGTAAGCAGGAGGCTGTTCACCGCTCGTTTTCGGTCCACGGATCGATCGTCGTGCACGCGACCACGGCCGACGGTGACATCATGAACGCCCCCGCTCATCAGAACATCACCGTGCCATTCTTTGCAACCGTGTGCCGCTCATTCTTCTCTTTGGGTGTCATCGACCCCGCTACCGGCCTCGCTTCCGGGCCCCAAATAACGAACGGTCAGCTGGCCATCGACTTTGGCACGGACAACGTCGTTGGCCAAGACTACTACCGCGACTTGCTTCTCGTGAATCGTTCAGAGATCGACCTCGTGTGGACAATCTCGGTTACCAATGCGCCGTTCAAGGACTCTGTGTGGTTCCTGCTTCGCGACCTTGATTCTGAAAACGTGTTTGGCGTTGACAATTCAAGCGAGCCTGTGCCGCTACCATCCCTCTCTTCACGGCATCTTCGGCTCACGCTTCGCGCTGAGGCGCCCATTGCCAACTTTGAGTTCGATTTCCGCCTATCCAACAACCACCAGAGTGGCAACGCGGTCGTGTGCCAGGCGGTCGGGTCATGTCACACTGAGGCTTCTGACGATGCGCTCCGTATATTGTCCGGGTCCGCGCTGGACTTTGGCGAGATCCCCGACGGCACGTGGGCCAAGAAGCTCATCTCGTGCAAGAATATCGGTGACAGGCCAATCGACGTTCACTTTTCCGCGACTGAGGGGCATGAGGTCGTGTTCCGACTCGCGAGCGtcgcgggcgaggacattgacgaggacgtgccTGCGCGTCCGGCGCGCGACAGGCGCATGGAAACGCTGTCCCGCACATCGACGAGGGATACGCGCGACGGTCGTCCACGCGAGCCGTCTTCATCACGGTACCTCGAAAGCGAGGAGTTGTTCCAGATGAATGGACCGACCGGCGACCGCGACAGCCCGGTTCCATCAAGTAGACCATTATCGCGTGTCACGTCCATCGCCTCGAGCCACCCACCGTTGCGTGAGGATGtggactcggacgacgacgactcgctTGCTGCAGCTGCCGATCTCCGCCCATCTGACAACCTCGGTGACCGCGATATTCCCAATCAGATTGAGGAGCTCACGATGCGCCCGGGGACCGAGTACCGCGTGTTTGCAATGTACCGCCCTGCACGCGACCGGCACAATCCTCCAGAAATTGCAGGCGCGCTCCGGCCGTCAGCGTTCAAGGTGTTTCTCGACTCCATCCCGTCCGCACAGCGCTCTCGACCGAtcccgcgctcgcgcaaGGTCGTCCACTGCACGGCCGAGTCGTGCACGTCAATAATCAGCATCCCGACTGGCCACGTGATCGACTTTGGAGAGGTAACTGTCGGCGCCTCCAAGTCGACGACCATTTCGATCCAGAACCTCAGTGCGCTATccgcgcgcgtcgagatTGCTGCCATCTCCAAGGTGCTGAATACGAACCGCAacgtcatcatcatccccCCCTACGAGACTGTGCAGGAGCGCATCGACTTCTTCCCGCGCCGCATCAACGACAACTACGAGAAGCAGGTGTTCGTGCGCAACCACCTTAACCGCGCGAACAACCAGCTCATCGAGGTGCACTCGAAAAACGTCGATGTGTACAACGTCACACTGCACTCTCACCTGTACCGCATCCTCACGCCTGGCGGAAGCAATTTCCTCGACTTTGGGTCTGTCATCATCAACTCGCCTTCGGTCCGAACGGTCCAGTTCCAGAACTTGACTCTCAAGCCTCTCACGCTGGACCTTTCGGCGTCGCATTCCGAAGATCTCGAGCTGTTCATCAAGGACACGGACGCGCCCAAGGTGCCGCATTGCCCAACTGTTGTTGCCAAGTACGCCCTCCCAACCGAGGAGCGCCCATCGAACGGCAACTTGAAGGAGCGCTTCGTCGATTCACTACAGGACCAGAATACCGGGGAGAACAAGGAGAAGACCAAGGCCACCACGCGGCACAAGTCTGTCAAGAAGAcgcccaaggacgaggataAGCGCGATGTCGGCACGGTCCTCTTCGCGGCACTTAAGAAAGGCAACCGCGGCAAGCCCGTGCAACTGTACGGTGACGCTGTCGTTTTCAAGGACCGCAGCCTTCTCGATGACCTTGAGCATTTAGACCTCGCTGCCGGGCCTCCTATCTCGACGAACCGGATTCAGGCCAGCTCGAAGCGCATCCAAGCGCTCGAGACTGTCGCGTTCGAGGACAAGTCCAAGCTCTCGGGCCAGTATCccaaggcgctcaagctcgacttCGCTGCGTCGGCCAAGTCAAGCGGCCTTGTCAGCAAAGAGAACCGTGAAGGTCGGTTACGGAAGCCGAAGTCGTCTGCTGGCACCGTTCGGCGTGACCCGTCCACGCGCCGCGAACCGTCGACCCCAACCAGGCAGACTTCCAGGGCCAACGGTGGGACACCCGGTAGCCCGTCGTCTTCACAGTCCAGGACACCTTTAGTCAAGCAGCCCATCGCCTGCAAGTCCCCTGCCCTCACTGGCAAGCGACTCGAGCTCAAGTCTGACCCTGTCTGGCAGTCCGACGCCACCAAGCTCACGCCCGACGAGCTTCTAACTGCCATCGAGCACATGGATGCCAAGCGCTCATCGACAGCCATTACCCATCTCAacccagaggaggaggaatTGTACGTCCGTCGCTGGCTCGATTTGCGTAAAGAGCTCCGCAACGCTGTCACGGCGGGCAAGTTTGTACCTGCTCGGGTGATCACCGTTCCACCAGGACTGTCGCGCCAGCTGGTTGTTGTCATGACTCCCAATGGCTCGACACGCCCACACGTGACCACCCGTGCCAAGCGCTCCGAGCAACGCATCTTCATCAAACTGCTGGAGTACGaccacgtcctcctcaacggcgTCTTGGGCGCGCAGGCCGACATGTCCGAACTCCCAGTGCGCGACCTCGTGATCCGCTCGTCATGTGTGCGGTCTGTTCTTGAAGTGCAGCAGTCCAGCATCAACTTTGGGACgtgcgagcgcggcgagacCAAGTCTCGCATGATCGTCATCCACAACCGCAGCGACTGCGTCGGTGTGTATCGGTTGCGGACGTCAGGATCCATTGCGTCTGGTAACCTGAAACTGGGACTCGGCAGGTACGGAATTGTGCCGGCATTTGGGCGGAAGGAAGTGGCGTCATTCTCGTTCACCCCTTCATTGGTGGGCAACTACAACGAGACGATTGCGGTTGAAaacgtcctcgacaactACAACAACCAGAACGTGTCTGTTAAGGCGACTGTCCGAAAGATGCCTACTTTCTCTCTCGATGCCACCAAGCTAGACTTTTCGCCAAGTCAGGCTGGTTCGTGGCCCGCGTCCGCCGGTTTCGTCATCACCAACACGTCCAAGACGGAGCGCACCTTTGTTGTCGAGGTCTCTGCGCCGGCTACCGAGACGGCCTTCGCTGAAATCTCGCTGCAGCGCGACGAGAAAGACGCGGGTGTCGCTCTAtccaagggcgaggaggaggaggtcgagggcctgTTGCAGAAGCTCAAGATCGCTCGCCGGAAGAACAAGCCGGACAAGATTGCCAAGTATGAAAAGCGCctgggcgagctgggcaTGACCACCGCCAATGCTGAGGATACGGCCGCGCCcgatgtcgacgaggtcgcggacACGGGGTCCGGCGCCGTCACTCCTGCTcagggcgagctggcgTCCACGCCCACCGTTCACATCACCTTGGGCGCTAAtaagaaggccaaggtgCTCGTTGCGCTTGtgccgcgcgccggcgacgccgagttcAGCACATCTATCAAGGTGTTCGAGCGCAAGAACACGGACGAGACTGTGACCATCAACGTGACGGGCACGCCCAACGTcacgccgccggcgccgtcaccctcgccaccccAGTCGCCAGAGG ACCCCCTCAACCTTGCGATCATGGATCATGCGCTGGAGCTTACGCTCAAGTGCCCCGtctcgccgacggcgtTCTGCGTTGGTTCgaccctcttcctccccgtcTCTTCGTCGCCGCTGTACCAGCAGCTGACGGAACACTTCCCATCCTTCGCGCACCCCATCACAGGCGAGAGCGCGGGCCTGATCTTAGCGGACGGCTACTCGCGCCAGATCCCTGGCAACACgcacgccgaggccaacgcgctcgccaacttccgcgagcgcatggccgagctcgagaacgcAACGGGCGAAGGGGTTCTTCCCTCGGCCGATGATATTCTCACGCAAGCTTCGTGCTACGCGACCATGGAACCGTGCAGCGTGCGCACGAGCGGGGGACCGAGCTGtgctctcgagctcgtccgcgccCATGTCAAGGTCGTgtacctcggcgtcgaggaaccGCCAGACTTTGTGCAGTGCGAGGGCGTGCGGATTCTCGAGCAGGGTGACGTGGAG CAGCCCAACAGCCCTGCAACCGCCAACGCCCGAACCCCCGCACCATCGTCTCCTACGATCGAACTGGCCATTACAACCTCAAGACATCCAAAGACAACTCATCTCGTTCTCAACACCCGGCAACTAGTACATATTGTACACCAACCCGGTCTGTCATCACACGACACGACATCTCTCTCCGTAACCTCTT CCCGCAAcatgacctcgtcctcgtcccgcggacgcggccgcggcggaaggggcggcggcgccgtGGGCAATGACACGTACCG TCGCGGACCCTCctggcgaggcggcggcgctggcgccggcTCTGGTTCTGGCTACGGACGTGGCGGTGCCCcgggcggcggcacgcCCTACGTTCCTGGTTCGGGCGTTGCTGGTGCTCGGCGCATGAGCAACAGCGGTGCGGCCCCGATgcgcaaggacgacaagggcAATG GCTTCCAGACCGACATGGACATTGCGGCGTCGTCACGCGGCTCCGACCGCGAGCTCAAGCCATGGACACCCGACGACCACAGCCCGAacggcgcggcgtccaACGGCCGCAGTGTGACGCGTGAAGCCGACCGCGACGTCCTAACGTTTGGCGAGAAGCCCAGCTCGATTCCTTGGGACCAGTTCAAGGACAACGAGCGCCTGTTTGGAGTGACGACCGACTATCACGAGGAGATCTACACTACAAAGCTCGACCGCTCTCGTCCCGATTacaagaagcgcgagcgcgacgcggaTAGAATCGCCGCCGAGATGTCGGCC AAGAAACCATCGACCAACCCGCACAttgccgaggagcgcggaCAGCAGCTGCAGGAcaacaaggacgaggaggagaagtACTCTGGCGTGGTGCGCAATCCCAACGCCTATGTTCCCCCGGGTGCGCGCAAGGGGGTTACCACTGCTCTTCCTGCGCGCAAGGATACCAAGGAGGAGCCTGTCAAGGAAGCCAAGAAGGCGGAtgtcaagaaggaggagccTGTCAAAATTAAGCAGCCCATTCCTCTTCCCATCCCAGTTGCGCCTCCTACGCAGTCGGTCACTCCTCCGCCACTTGGTCCCCACCGCTCGTCTGCCGATCCAGCCGTCGACCCCGCCATAGCTTCACTGGGCCCTGGCCCTgtcgccaccaccatgACGCGAAGCACCAGCTCGCTTCCGCGTGAGCAAGCCAATGGCTTGGACTCGAAGGGTATGCCGGTCCCCATGCCCGCCGTTGGCGGTGTGGTGGAATCGGCACGCCTGTGGGTGGATTCGGAGAAGGTGCTTGCGGTGCAGCACAAGCAGACGATGGCCAAGAACGAGCGTGCGAATCAGTTGGCCGACTTCAAGAAGTGGCAGGCCAACTTCAAGGTCCCGCTGCCGATGCCCAAGGATATCCTATCCATCCTCACCAAGGATGAGGACAAGCAGAAGGCGatcgaggccaaggtcgagcgcgagcggctcGAGGTTCACAAGAAGCATGAGGCCGCAAAGTCGCCCCTCGGCTCCCCGAGCAAGGCCatgtcgccctcgccagAGGCTCCGCGCGCCATCCACGCCCAGCCCAAGAAAATTGCTATGAAGATTCCCGAGATCCCCCCGTTCCGCCGCAAGGTCCCACCTGCTGTGCCTGTTCCCGAGACTGCGACGCAGAACATTACCCTTGTCACGTCGCCGACTCCGTCCCACTCGTCCATTACCTCTGGTGGCGGCAAGCTGAACCCCAAAGCATCGACGTTTGTGTTCAAGCCCAACGCCAATGCCGCCGTCTTCAAGCCTGCTGGTAGCACGGGCGTCGGTGGTGACGCGTCGGCTGTCACGAGCCCCGCGTTACAGCCGGCCAAGCTTCCTGTTgctccctccacctcgaaGCAGGCGGCCGCGAACCCGTTCTTCCCGGCTGGGCCGCCCAAGCGGATAGCCGTTAACATGCGTGACGACTTCAACCCCTTCAAGCACGGGCAGGTCCCAACGGCGTCGAACGTGCCGCCGTCGTGGAACTACACgggccgccgcgcgagcgtcGCCTACAACCAGCCGGCGCCGCACCAGGGTATGATGGCGTCGCCGAACATTGGCtacgacggcgaggaccaGCAATCGCCGCACGTGCAGCAcgccccaccacccatgGGCATGCCTCCCAACATCATGCAGTTCTACGGCTACCGACCCGGCATGCCTCCTCAGATGCAGGGCATGCCGGGAATGATGTACCCCGGACCAGGCTTCATGCCGCAGCAGATGGCGGGAGGCCACGGGCCAGGACAGGGACCGAACA tgcCGATGTACTACGCCAACGGCGTGCCCCCCAACGCTCACTTCCTCCCACCACAGATGTACTTCCAACACGGTCCAGGGCGGCCGGGCCCAGGGCCAATGTACTATGGCCAGCAGATGCCGGGCGGCCCTCAGGCCCCGCAGA TGCAACAGCAGATGTCGTTCCAGGGACACCCGACGCCACCCCAACCGCACTTCCAGCAGCCATTGCCAGCTCAGGTGCCTCCTGGCACCGGCCCATCACCAGGCTTTGATGGGTCGTCGAGCCAATGA
- a CDS encoding uncharacterized protein (protein heterodimerization activity), with the protein MASISAPTQLATFPNAQASSSRLPHIQLAPVHGSRGRLAVAAVKADGVWTYDIKTLRPTATYTVPPSTGFTSAPLSFVPEDDEEKRVTAVGVTSQKDGDAIWVWVGEEDKRSVAADAIGIHGNEWPLLVVGSTGALSLLDVELQLTSLKSAGSKDGKVLSSALVGSRLVVVDDRGKAIVYALDVEAGSASLLSEASSASGYLAASAGEIVTAIDSNNRLHARKLSEILESAEEAPGVALANPTTPLGVLSLPYERPLAALTTSHGGAGVTIVSASADLPAALATSHLSTGGSQVTNLAVLSTSPLVLGAVQTHAGVNGRSIIHTMDVALPPRLGLAQLLGSASATADVFRLAPQASGGADKLLDAVSTALKAGDAVRAESTFSTWLEDEEKRAPGRRFVIPESVARRLVDMVLANKPYAGKIIHTLIDRRQLHEGMREGGVAAALLAVDRRAVSRLLRNNPALPSRAVVALLVADDKVLEDVVSGPAPDPAYRAELKRQVTADGAGRMLVQLTAWAEAHATRDDGLGAWLEAKQPKSSLPPLNAVVAHASALLDAHLPNLLEKEDELARLSEAIAPAMAAQADYRRLRAPVDATLRAHAVKKEEAGSDNRRRQYKQDKMADEAFGKWRVEDFVF; encoded by the exons ATGGCCTCAATATCAGCACCAACACAGCTCGCGACCTTCCCGAACGCGCaggcgtcgtcctcgcgcctCCCCCATATCCAGCTCGCGCCAGTGCACGGGAGCCGGGGGAGGTTAGCGGTTGCTGCTGTCAAAGCTGACGGAGTGTGGACGTACGAC ATCAAGACGTTGCGGCCAACGGCGACCTACACCGTGCCCCCATCCACGGGCTTTACGAGTGCACCGCTCAGCTTTGTCcctgaggacgacgaggagaaaCGTGTGACGGCGGTTGGCGTGACTTCGCAGAAAGATGGGGACGCGATCTGGGTGtgggtcggcgaggaggacaagcgGAGCGTTGCAGCCGATGCGATCGGGATCCACGGGAATGAGTGGCCACTCCTCGTGGTGGGCAGCACTGGTGCGCTGTCGCTCCTCGATGTCGAGCTGCAGCTCACCTCGTTGAAGTCGGCTGGCTCGAAAGATGGCAAGGTCCTCTCGAGCGCTCTGGTGGGGTCGCgtcttgtcgtcgtcgatgaccGCGGCAAGGCCATCGTGTACGCACTCGACGTTGAGGCGGGATCCGCTTCCCTGCTCTCTGAggcttcctcggcgagTGGGTACCTTGCCGCCAGTGCTGGCGAGATCGTCACGGCCATCGACTCAAATAACCGCCTGCACGCGCGCAAGCTCTCCGAGATTCTGGAGAGCGCTGAGGAGGCCCCTggcgtcgccctcgccaacccAACCACTCCTCTCGGTGTCCTCTCACTCCCGTACGAGCGGCCTCTCGCCGCTCTCACGACATCCCACGGCGGTGCGGGAGTCACCATCGTGTCGGCGTCCGCCGACCTCCCTGCCGCACTCGCAACGAGCCACCTCTCTACCGGAGGGTCGCAGGTGACCAACCTCGCTGTGCTCTCCACGTCTCCGCTTGTTCTGGGCGCCGTGCAGACGCACGCCGGTGTGAACGGGCGCAGCATTATCCACACCATGGACGTCGCcctgccgccgcgccttggcctcgcccAGTTGCTTGGGAGTGCGTCTGCGACTGCGGACGTGTTCCGCCTGGCACCGCAGGCGTCAGGCGGTGCGGACAAGCTGCTTGACGCTGTCTCTACAGCACtcaaggccggcgacgccgtccgGGCAGAGAGCACGTTCTCCACAtggctcgaggacgaggagaagcgcgcgCCAGGGCGCCGCTTCGTGATCCCCGAGAGCGTGGCGCGTCGTCTCGTCGACATGGTTCTCGCCAACAAGCCGTACGCGGGCAAGATCATTCACACTCTCATCGACAGGAGGCAGTTACACGAGGGCATGCGTGAGGGCGGTGTGGCAGCCGCGCTCCTTGCTGTCGACCGTCGCGCCGTCTCTCGCCTCCTGCGTAACAACCCTGCCCTGCCCTCCCGCGcagtcgtcgccctcctcgtggccgacgacaaggtACTTGAGGACGTTGTCTCCGGTCCCGCGCCTGACCCAGCTtaccgcgccgagctgaaGCGCCAGGTCACGGCCGACGGTGCCGGACGCATGCTCGTGCAGCTCACCGCTTGGGCTGAGGCACacgcgacgcgcgacgacggcctcggcgcctggctcgaggccaagcagcCAAAGTCATCACTGCCTCCTTTGAACGCGGTGGTCGCGCACGCGtccgcgctcctcgacgcccacctccccaacctcctcgagaaggaggacgagctcgcgcgtctCTCCGAGGCTATTGCCCCTGCGATGGCTGCGCAGGCCGACTACCGCCGCCTCCGGGCTCCCGTTGACGCCACGCTACGCGCACACGCTGTtaagaaggaggaggcaggTTCCGACAACCGCCGCAGGCAGTACAAGCAGGACAagatggccgacgaggcaTTCGGCAAGTGGCGCGTGGAAGATTTCGTGTTCTAG